The window ATGCATGTCCAATGTCTCCAAGTAAACAAGCCCTTCAAATTTAGCAGGTAGCTGTACGAAACATGCCACAGTAACATGCAAATACCTCAAGAGAAACAACTGGCCAATAGCAGTGAGGTCAAGTGTGGCAACCCAATCATGGTTGTATTCTTCTATTCTCAACACCCGGAGATACTTGAACAACAAAAGAGAAGGCAGGGGGGTCAAGAACAGTGTAAATGACCGAACTTGTGATAGGCAGATATCAATAGTTGGGGCATATGTTGCTCCACGACTAGCCACAGAACTCAGAGATAACCGGCGAACCTTGTATTTATTGCCACCCAGTCTTGCCATGTCATTGTTATTGTACGCCACACTTATAAAGTTATCTTCATCACACCTGCTTAGGATCAAATCAAGCATCATGTCATGTACTCTACATGACACCACCTCTTCACGGTATATCAGACCAGGCTGAATCATACTTCTGTTAATAAGCTCATTGAAATAACTCCTGCCAACATCCTCTAGGTCATGCCCATGCAAATTACTGACAAGGCCTTCAGCTATCCATTGCCGAACCAGATCGTCCCTCTCGATGTCGCGGTCCTCGGGATACATACCAAAGTACAAAAAGCATGCCCGCAGATGAGCAGGAAGATGCATGTAGCTCAAGTTTAATATACTCTTCATCTCTTCCAAGGTGGGATTTGTGGCAAGCTGGGTACCCAAAGAATCCCTTATGCTCTCCCAGCTCTTCCTTGACGTTTCTTTATTGGCTAATAGGCTAGCTATTGTGATAACTGCAAGTGGCAATCCATGACACTTCTTCAAGATCTCAGCCATAACTTCTTTCAGTTGGGGTGGACAATCATTTTTGGACCCGAATACTCTATTCAACAATAACATTCTTGAGTTTTGCTCATTGAGGGGTTGCATTTTGTAGATGCCCTCGCCGTCATTCTGACAGGCTGCTGCAGCCACATCTTCCACTCGTGTTGTAACTACTACTCTACTTCCATTAATATCTTCAGGAAAAGCACACTTAATAGTATTCCATGTTGGTTGATCCCACACATCATCGACAACAATCAGGTACCTATTCAAATGTTTGCAGAGGTTAATCACATTATAGTTGAACATAATTAAATTATGGACGAAATTATCAACATTTTGGAAAAAAAGGTTCGAGCAAATACTCTTTACACAAAAATGATATAGGAACTTCTCAAAGAAGCTACAAATTATCATAATGAATGGAAAAATAACACCAAAAGCATTTGACCATTTAGCACATAAGGATTGCGTAGGCATTCCAAAACTTTTCTTTCAAAAGAACTCTCTTTATTAAAGGCATGTATGAGTACCGAAAGGTTTCCAGTATACCCTAGCAAATTTTACACCGTATAGAAAATATTACCAAATAGTTTATGTATATTGTCCTTGTGTATCACAAATACGCAAAACAGAAAGATAAAAACAGTCACAAATCTCGCATGCATGGACAAAAATCAATACTGTACATGTAGATGTGACCTCATAAATCGATCTTCGGGTTAACTATTTTAACCCTAAATGTGAATAATGCGTTAAAACTTCAAACTTGTTTAGAACATACGGGTCacgtaggcattcgagaccctctCATAAAAAGGCAGACGGGAGCAACATGTTGCTAATACCATAGCATTTATGACACCGGATGGATATATCAATACTCCAATATGTCTTTTCTAaaaatgtttttttttttgcatttttctCTGTAATTCTCTATCATAAACACATAAAGAAGCAAACATCAAGCATGGATCTTGGGTGCataaaaatcaataccaaatatATGCTATCCAATTATTCAGCTCAAATCTAACACGGGTAGCGTGTGCAAATAATACCTCTTCTCTTTCAGATGTTGCCTTAGCTCTTCAATGATGTCGTCAACCTTGCGAGTGCGAGATGTATCGGGATCCCTCATCCCTAGTTTCAACTGGAAATTGTTGAGCAGCTCAGTCATATCAGGCCTCTGCGAAACTGAAAAGAATGCTTTGCAGTTGAACAACGAGCCAATCTTGTCATACACCTGCTTGGCAAGTGTAGTTTTACCAAGACCACCGAAGCCCACAATCGACACCACCTTGAGTTTCTTTCGAGAATCCATCAAAACAGTGGCAACCTCCTCCCTTGGGCCATCAATGCCCACGAGAGTATCCGCCTCCTGGTACACCGCTCGCACTCGTGGGTCAAAAGCCACGGT is drawn from Aegilops tauschii subsp. strangulata cultivar AL8/78 chromosome 1, Aet v6.0, whole genome shotgun sequence and contains these coding sequences:
- the LOC109772998 gene encoding disease resistance protein RGA5, producing MTGGIVTVASGVMNPLIGKLTTLMGDEYKKFKGVRKQASFLEKELSAMNAALQKLELVDEIDPTVKDWRDHVREMSYDMENCIDDFMRQSRADDAKAGFIKKTARRIKKLRERLRIAERMEELKTLALEANTRRQRYNIDDWRPTTSTVAFDPRVRAVYQEADTLVGIDGPREEVATVLMDSRKKLKVVSIVGFGGLGKTTLAKQVYDKIGSLFNCKAFFSVSQRPDMTELLNNFQLKLGMRDPDTSRTRKVDDIIEELRQHLKEKRYLIVVDDVWDQPTWNTIKCAFPEDINGSRVVVTTRVEDVAAAACQNDGEGIYKMQPLNEQNSRMLLLNRVFGSKNDCPPQLKEVMAEILKKCHGLPLAVITIASLLANKETSRKSWESIRDSLGTQLATNPTLEEMKSILNLSYMHLPAHLRACFLYFGMYPEDRDIERDDLVRQWIAEGLVSNLHGHDLEDVGRSYFNELINRSMIQPGLIYREEVVSCRVHDMMLDLILSRCDEDNFISVAYNNNDMARLGGNKYKVRRLSLSSVASRGATYAPTIDICLSQVRSFTLFLTPLPSLLLFKYLRVLRIEEYNHDWVATLDLTAIGQLFLLRYLHVTVACFVQLPAKFEGLVYLETLDMHRAKLKSISSDIAQLPQLSYLGIRMEKFMCECIGNMKSLRTLVIDFRALSMKEVNSVKVIMGLGELTNLRKLTIRVIGWRKPELGALASSLGKLRNLKCLEFISGYAPKDNELASLSNPFPHLEEFIGIYTRVFPRVPVWMGGLNCLRMLKLRVREASTQDVNLLGELPSLVVLHLLTSRIPKERAILGAGLFPVLKSLTLWAEEDVGAYLGFEAGAMPNLRSLNITTSREHGAIPVGLEHLLRLEKLYLNGARPGDATASAFRDALSAHPNRPSVDSY